DNA sequence from the Simiduia curdlanivorans genome:
GTGGCTTCTGCAGCTTCGGCAATTGGCGTAAGCACAGAAGCTTCGCGCAAGGAGCAATGATGAGTGTCACACCAATGGAAAAAACGCGTCATGGCGGAACTCATCAATCCAGGCCACTCTTCATTGTGGCCCCGCTCGGGCGGGTAGACAGAATCGAGCACGAGTGATTGCAAACCTTGCGGTTTGTTAGCGGCCATGGCCAAGGCTAGTCGCGTACCATAAGACACGCCCCAGAGACTCCACTGCTGATAACCTAAAAGAGACAGAAGCGCTTGCATATCGCGCGCATCTGCTGCTGTACCTAAGGCATCAACGGCGAGCCGTTTACTTTCTGGATGTGAACTTAACTGCTTATCAAAACACCAGGACATAGCGCGAAAATGTTGCGCATTTTCTTCCTTAGCGGATAAGTCCTGGCTTAAACCCTTGCGGTATTCGCGGCGAAAATACGGGCACTGAAGGCGCGGCTCTGCCATACCGGTTCCGCGCCGATCAACCAAAACAAGATCAGACGCCATATCAAAACGCGCGTACTGCCCCTGCCAATAAATCATATCTTCAGCGCTTAAAAATGTACTGCCACCTGGGCCACCGGATAAATACAACACCGCATGATTGCTAGCTTGGGCAGACTTAAGCACCACAACCGGTAAGGTGAAATGGTGCCCAGCCTCAGTGACGCGAAGATTAAAACAGGCCACCACTCTGCCCGCTTCGGGCGTGAACCAACAGCTGCGGGGCTGAAGTTCGGCGCTGTTTTCTGGTAACGCAAGGTCTGGCTCGGCGCGATAGATAAACGCAAATGCTGCGACCGAGAGAAAAATGAAAATAATCGCTAAAAGCTTATTCATGACAACTTAGGCCACGGCATCGATGCGGGCTCAGCATAATCGGCTATTGCTTCCTTAACCGCCGGGCGCGAAAAAAGCTCGCCCTGGCTGGGTACAGACACATAACAGAAAGGCTTGCCAAAAAAGTTGAAGCTCAGCGCGTAAGCGTGCAAATATCCTCTATCGCTATCTACAGTCGATTTGGCATTGTAAATATCGTCCCCCAGCACCGGCACACCGAGGCTTTTTAGCGCCACGCGCAATTGATGGGTTTTTCCGGTACTCGGCTTAAGCAAATAAAGCCGCAAGCCATCGCCCAAACTCTGACTGAAAAATTGTGTAATCGCAGGGTTACTTAAGGTTGGCTCAAGCTTCCAGGTCTTGCGCCGGCTAGGGCTCATATCGCCCTTAACCAAGCCCTGTTTCTTCTTCGGCTTACCGGCACAAATAGCTAAATAATACTTTTCAATCGCGCGCTGTTCAAACAGCTGCCCAAAAGCCGAAGCAGCCTCGGCAGACTTCGCTAATAACAACAAACCCGAGGTCATTTTATCTAACCGATGTACCGGCCAAAGCGTGCGGCCAAAATATTGGCGCACCAACTCAACAATACCTAACTGACCAGACTCGGTATGAAAATTAACTTCCGGTGCTTTATCTACAACGACAAAATCTTGCTCATCAGCAACTAACGAAAAACCCTCATTCACCAGATTGCAACCACACACAAGCACCACTAGCCTTTTGTAATTTTTCCAGCTTTTTAGTGTGCGCGGCCAACTCATCTTGCGTCGCCATAATGACCGGCAATGGCGGCCTTGCTGCAGACAACCTACGGATACCTTCGCTACCACCCTGCTGCTTTTGTTCATTCGCCGCAGCGAAACTCAACGCCTCCTGGCCGCCGGTCATTAGCAAATATACATCCGCTAAAATTTCAGCATCGAGCAAGGCGCCGTGCAAATCACGCTGCGAGTT
Encoded proteins:
- a CDS encoding alpha/beta hydrolase encodes the protein MNKLLAIIFIFLSVAAFAFIYRAEPDLALPENSAELQPRSCWFTPEAGRVVACFNLRVTEAGHHFTLPVVVLKSAQASNHAVLYLSGGPGGSTFLSAEDMIYWQGQYARFDMASDLVLVDRRGTGMAEPRLQCPYFRREYRKGLSQDLSAKEENAQHFRAMSWCFDKQLSSHPESKRLAVDALGTAADARDMQALLSLLGYQQWSLWGVSYGTRLALAMAANKPQGLQSLVLDSVYPPERGHNEEWPGLMSSAMTRFFHWCDTHHCSLREASVLTPIAEAAEATEKRFQQMLEQLDARPVQVSVPSWYGEAPYQVAVNGQRYLQIVFAAIYDQHLWPSIGESLMSASVQQRAALDKLAESFVNNAFDPDFSEMVFYAAECKDNRISDPKRVNKALSEHPYYSRYLEGMAGTDVCQASVLGSVRGREQLSVADLANIDVPVLLLSGEMDPITPIDWVEPLQALLPHWQLASFSQVGHAVVSSDICAEQLLRDFIAEPRLLLALADNSCLQSSITLSASSRLQVLNE
- a CDS encoding TIGR01621 family pseudouridine synthase, which gives rise to MNEGFSLVADEQDFVVVDKAPEVNFHTESGQLGIVELVRQYFGRTLWPVHRLDKMTSGLLLLAKSAEAASAFGQLFEQRAIEKYYLAICAGKPKKKQGLVKGDMSPSRRKTWKLEPTLSNPAITQFFSQSLGDGLRLYLLKPSTGKTHQLRVALKSLGVPVLGDDIYNAKSTVDSDRGYLHAYALSFNFFGKPFCYVSVPSQGELFSRPAVKEAIADYAEPASMPWPKLS